A single region of the Massilia sp. erpn genome encodes:
- a CDS encoding efflux RND transporter permease subunit, with translation MFLSNFSIKRPVAMIVLILAMMCMGLLALGKLRVNQNPDVEVPVIIVSIPYPGASPETVEREIVNRLEKSLQSITGVTEVNSQANEGSARIEMQFNFTKNLIEASDEIRNSIASVRYKLPLEMREPILQRFDPSAQPVMQLSISSRTQSHAAISRLAEDQLADRFRALDGVAVVNVNGSLRRELSVLLRAEKLREFNVSVAEVTNALRLQNTNAPVGKVRGSLEEKSIRLVGRIERPEEFQDVVVKRRGDEVIRLGQLATIEDGFAEINNLSLRSGKANVGISVIRSRDASTVSVAKATRKLVEEINKELPEGTSMEVTQDGGKDAQSSLNNVIEALVFGAVLTIFVVYAFLNSWRSTLITALSLPTSVIAAFIAVWLCGFTLNFMTLLGLSLAIGVLIDDAIVVRENIVRHMQLGSDRRKAALEGTAEIGLAVAATTFSIMAVFIPVAFMPGISGEWFRPFALTVTCSVAVSLFISFTLDPMLSAFWGDPPDHHTAPKKGIGKVLDKFNHWFDHQADRYGHVIAWALHHRKWMGAIALASFIAALALQATVGGSSFLPKSDFGTLAIEVRTPSSSSLEYSRLKLDKAAQLAHTLPETKATSTYVNLSGGRIYVDIGKKHERKRSATEVAIELRQKMAQLVGGEFVVLDDLSNNARKPVQIEFTGPDSRKLMQITSEFMDKLRQVPGAVDVGLSELDPKDEMQIELNRGLANSMGISAGDAAQSLRVAFAGIEVGDWVDPTGETRDVAVRLHPDDRTSAENIERLPIGVTGTNQMVPLDQIATVTMGKGPATIRHKNGKRSISVSANVEGRSSGEVTADAMKLAKAMDFPPGYGLDLGGAGKDQQEVFTQMFIALISGIGLMYLILVMQFGSFTAPGAVMLSLPLSLIGVVLALILTGGTLNLMSFIGIIMLMGLVAKNAILLLDAARKREEEGFNREDALMYAGRMRLRPILMTTFALIAGMLPVAIGLGEGGEFYRPLAIAIIGGTITSTILTLLVVPTFYDSIEIARDRMVAKFERRLARWPAIVAFLLTLVEALLTLVFVRLLFRSLRALFQLIGGRRAAAKASA, from the coding sequence ATGTTCCTGTCCAATTTCAGTATCAAGCGGCCTGTCGCCATGATCGTGCTGATCCTGGCGATGATGTGCATGGGCTTGCTCGCCCTGGGCAAGCTGCGCGTCAACCAGAATCCGGACGTGGAAGTGCCGGTGATCATCGTCAGCATCCCGTATCCGGGCGCCTCGCCCGAGACGGTCGAGCGCGAGATTGTGAACCGCCTGGAAAAATCGCTGCAAAGCATTACCGGCGTGACCGAGGTGAACAGCCAGGCCAACGAGGGCAGTGCGCGCATCGAGATGCAGTTCAACTTCACCAAGAACCTGATCGAGGCGTCCGACGAGATCCGCAACTCGATCGCCTCGGTGCGCTATAAGCTGCCGCTTGAGATGCGCGAGCCGATCCTGCAGCGCTTCGACCCCTCGGCCCAGCCCGTGATGCAGCTGTCGATTTCCTCGCGCACCCAGTCGCATGCGGCGATTTCGCGCCTGGCCGAAGACCAGCTGGCCGACCGCTTCCGCGCCCTCGACGGCGTGGCCGTGGTCAATGTCAACGGCTCGCTGCGGCGCGAGCTGTCGGTGCTGCTGCGCGCCGAAAAGCTGCGCGAGTTCAATGTCTCGGTGGCCGAAGTGACCAATGCCCTGCGCCTGCAAAACACCAATGCGCCGGTGGGCAAGGTGCGCGGCAGCCTGGAAGAGAAAAGCATCCGCCTGGTGGGCCGCATCGAGCGTCCCGAGGAGTTCCAGGACGTGGTGGTCAAGCGCCGCGGCGATGAAGTGATCCGCCTGGGCCAGTTGGCGACGATCGAGGACGGTTTTGCCGAAATCAATAATCTGAGCCTGCGCAGCGGCAAAGCGAATGTCGGCATTTCCGTCATCCGTTCGCGCGACGCCTCCACCGTCAGCGTGGCCAAGGCCACGCGCAAGCTGGTCGAGGAAATCAATAAGGAGTTGCCGGAAGGTACCTCCATGGAAGTGACCCAGGATGGCGGCAAGGATGCGCAAAGCAGCCTGAACAACGTGATCGAAGCCCTGGTGTTCGGCGCCGTGCTGACCATTTTCGTGGTCTACGCCTTCCTCAATTCCTGGCGTTCGACCCTGATCACCGCGCTGTCCCTGCCCACGTCCGTGATCGCGGCCTTTATCGCGGTCTGGCTGTGCGGCTTCACCCTGAACTTCATGACCCTGCTCGGCCTGTCGCTGGCGATCGGCGTGCTGATCGACGATGCCATCGTGGTGCGCGAAAACATCGTGCGCCATATGCAGCTGGGGTCCGACCGCCGCAAGGCGGCGCTGGAAGGCACGGCCGAAATCGGCCTGGCCGTGGCGGCGACCACCTTCTCCATCATGGCGGTGTTCATTCCGGTGGCCTTCATGCCCGGCATCTCCGGCGAGTGGTTCCGTCCCTTCGCCCTGACCGTGACCTGCTCGGTGGCCGTGTCGCTGTTCATCTCGTTCACGCTGGACCCGATGCTGTCGGCCTTCTGGGGCGATCCGCCGGATCACCACACGGCGCCGAAAAAAGGCATCGGCAAGGTGCTCGACAAGTTCAACCACTGGTTCGACCACCAGGCCGACCGCTACGGCCATGTGATCGCCTGGGCCTTGCACCACCGTAAATGGATGGGCGCCATCGCGCTGGCCAGCTTCATCGCCGCGCTGGCCCTGCAGGCCACCGTGGGCGGTTCGAGCTTCCTGCCGAAGTCCGACTTCGGCACCCTGGCCATCGAGGTGCGCACGCCATCCTCGAGCAGCCTGGAATACAGCCGCCTGAAGCTGGACAAGGCGGCCCAGCTGGCCCATACCTTGCCGGAAACCAAGGCCACCAGCACCTATGTCAATCTGAGCGGCGGCCGCATCTATGTCGATATCGGCAAGAAGCATGAGCGCAAGCGCTCGGCCACCGAGGTGGCGATCGAGCTGCGCCAGAAGATGGCCCAGCTGGTCGGTGGCGAATTCGTGGTGCTGGACGACTTGTCGAACAATGCGCGCAAGCCGGTGCAGATCGAATTCACCGGCCCCGATTCGCGCAAGCTGATGCAGATCACCAGCGAATTCATGGACAAGCTGCGCCAGGTGCCGGGCGCGGTCGACGTCGGCCTGTCCGAACTCGATCCGAAAGACGAGATGCAAATCGAGCTGAACCGCGGTCTGGCCAACTCCATGGGCATTTCCGCCGGCGACGCGGCGCAATCGCTGCGGGTGGCCTTTGCCGGCATCGAAGTGGGCGACTGGGTTGACCCGACCGGCGAGACGCGCGATGTGGCGGTGCGCCTGCATCCGGACGACCGCACCAGCGCCGAGAATATCGAGCGCCTGCCGATCGGCGTGACCGGCACCAATCAGATGGTGCCGCTGGACCAGATCGCCACCGTGACCATGGGCAAGGGCCCGGCCACCATCCGCCACAAGAACGGCAAGCGGTCGATTTCGGTCTCGGCCAACGTCGAAGGCCGTTCCTCGGGCGAAGTGACGGCCGACGCCATGAAACTGGCGAAAGCCATGGACTTCCCGCCCGGCTATGGCCTGGACCTGGGCGGCGCCGGCAAGGACCAGCAGGAAGTGTTCACCCAGATGTTCATCGCCCTGATCTCGGGCATCGGCCTGATGTACCTGATCCTGGTGATGCAGTTCGGCTCCTTCACGGCGCCGGGCGCGGTGATGCTGTCGCTGCCGCTGTCCCTGATCGGCGTGGTGCTGGCCCTGATCCTGACGGGCGGTACGCTTAACCTGATGAGCTTTATCGGCATCATCATGCTGATGGGCCTGGTAGCCAAGAATGCGATTCTGCTGCTCGATGCGGCGCGCAAGCGCGAGGAGGAGGGCTTCAACCGCGAGGATGCGCTGATGTATGCCGGCCGCATGCGGCTGCGTCCGATCCTGATGACGACCTTCGCCCTGATCGCCGGCATGCTGCCGGTGGCCATCGGCCTGGGCGAGGGCGGCGAGTTCTACCGTCCGCTGGCGATCGCCATTATCGGCGGCACGATCACCTCGACCATCCTGACCCTGCTGGTGGTGCCGACCTTCTATGACAGCATCGAGATCGCGCGCGACCGCATGGTGGCCAAGTTCGAGCGCCGCCTGGCGCGCTGGCCGGCGATTGTGGCCTTCCTGCTGACTCTGGTGGAGGCGCTGCTGACCCTGGTCTTCGTGCGTCTGCTGTTCCGCAGCTTGCGCGCGCTGTTCCAGCTGATCGGCGGACGCCGCGCGGCGGCCAAGGCTAGCGCATAG
- a CDS encoding efflux RND transporter periplasmic adaptor subunit, whose product MLRTSLIAFAVATALAACGKSDKAPEKAGASASAQANAEKGGDKKAAAGPLLISSEDLVTVESNALASGPVITGSIQPERKADLRAEVGAVVVQVLKENGEAVKKGDLLVRLDDTSLRDSLNSANEAVRAQTQAMEQAERMLSRQKTLRASGMASAQALEDAEVRRNNALSDLAAAKAKSVSASQQLSRTLVRAPFDGIVSERKVSNGDTAQIGKELVKVVDPASMRFEGLVSADKIGVVKVGQPALFRINGYPGQQFNGKVKRVDPAANPVTRQVEVLVEFAGSNLPRVAGLYAEGRIEAETTAALMVPETALVRQGDSSYAWRVKDKTLSKISLAIGTRDARSGLWQVQSGLAAGDMVLRAPASSFKEGQKIELAAPKAVASAAVTPAAVSKGN is encoded by the coding sequence ATGTTGCGTACTTCCTTAATAGCTTTCGCCGTCGCCACAGCTCTTGCCGCTTGCGGCAAGTCGGACAAGGCGCCGGAAAAAGCCGGCGCCAGCGCGTCGGCCCAGGCCAATGCCGAGAAAGGGGGCGACAAGAAGGCGGCTGCGGGACCGCTGCTGATCTCTTCGGAAGACCTGGTCACGGTGGAGTCGAACGCGCTGGCGTCCGGCCCCGTGATCACCGGCTCCATCCAGCCCGAGCGCAAGGCCGATCTGCGCGCCGAAGTGGGCGCCGTGGTGGTGCAGGTGCTTAAAGAGAATGGCGAGGCGGTGAAGAAGGGCGACCTGCTGGTGCGCCTGGACGATACCTCGCTGCGCGACAGCCTGAATTCGGCGAATGAGGCGGTGCGCGCCCAGACCCAGGCCATGGAGCAGGCCGAGCGCATGCTGAGCCGCCAGAAAACCCTGCGCGCTTCCGGCATGGCGTCGGCCCAGGCCCTGGAAGATGCCGAAGTGCGCCGCAATAACGCGCTGAGCGACCTGGCGGCGGCCAAGGCCAAGTCGGTCTCGGCCAGCCAGCAGCTGTCGCGCACCCTGGTGCGCGCGCCGTTCGACGGCATCGTCAGCGAACGCAAGGTGTCGAATGGCGACACGGCCCAGATCGGCAAGGAATTGGTGAAAGTGGTCGATCCGGCCTCGATGCGCTTCGAAGGCCTGGTCTCGGCCGACAAGATCGGCGTGGTCAAGGTGGGCCAGCCGGCGCTGTTCCGCATCAATGGCTATCCGGGCCAGCAGTTCAACGGCAAGGTCAAGCGCGTCGATCCGGCCGCCAACCCGGTCACGCGCCAGGTCGAGGTGCTGGTCGAGTTCGCCGGCAGCAATCTGCCGCGCGTGGCCGGCCTGTATGCCGAAGGCCGCATCGAGGCGGAAACCACGGCGGCCCTGATGGTGCCGGAAACGGCCCTGGTGCGCCAGGGCGATAGCTCGTACGCCTGGCGCGTCAAGGACAAGACCTTGAGCAAGATCAGCCTGGCGATCGGCACGCGCGATGCGCGCAGCGGCCTGTGGCAGGTGCAAAGCGGCCTGGCCGCCGGCGATATGGTGCTGCGCGCCCCGGCCTCGAGCTTCAAGGAAGGGCAGAAGATCGAGCTGGCCGCGCCCAAGGCCGTCGCTTCCGCTGCCGTGACCCCGGCCGCCGTCAGCAAAGGAAACTAA
- a CDS encoding divergent PAP2 family protein has product MDLAYLLTPVMTWTVVGPIKFLINSIRARRWAFNLVGNGGFPSNHSAVVSSMATLIALREGIGHPAFGVAVTLCFIVIIDANSLRQHVGRQAAAINRLAKDDSNHKGLRERMGHTVVEILGGLATGIAMGHLIHALFARG; this is encoded by the coding sequence ATGGATCTCGCCTATCTTCTGACCCCTGTGATGACCTGGACCGTGGTCGGTCCCATCAAATTCCTGATCAATAGCATCCGCGCGCGCCGCTGGGCTTTCAATTTGGTGGGCAATGGCGGCTTCCCCAGCAACCATAGCGCTGTCGTCTCCAGCATGGCCACCCTGATCGCGCTGCGCGAGGGCATCGGCCATCCCGCCTTCGGCGTGGCCGTGACCCTGTGCTTTATCGTCATCATCGACGCCAACAGCCTGCGCCAGCACGTCGGCCGCCAAGCCGCCGCCATCAACCGCCTGGCCAAGGATGACAGCAACCACAAAGGGCTGCGCGAGCGCATGGGCCATACCGTGGTCGAAATCCTGGGCGGCCTGGCCACCGGCATCGCCATGGGCCACCTGATCCACGCGCTGTTCGCCCGCGGCTGA
- a CDS encoding DUF475 domain-containing protein has product MKYFRVSILFTIVLMALSGWWGYSHGGLGGMVTALWITGVLGVMEVSLSFDNAVVNASVLRDWNAFWQKLFLTVGILVAVFGMRLLFPLAIVAVATGLGLVEVWDMATTTPQEYSHHLMGVHAEVSAFGGAFLLLVFLNFLFDAEKDTHWIVWLEEKAGAHGTESLAVLLALLAVFGCTELVPEAKRYSVLYAGVVGIAIYVGVGWLSGLLEEEGGADIGQAVQRGSLGGFLYLEVLDASFSFDGVIGAFAITSDVVVIMLGLAIGAMYVRSLTVYLVHKGTLDEFVYLEHGAHYAIGILALIMLASVKFHIPEWFTGLSGVAFIAVSLWSSVKYRRLAAAQG; this is encoded by the coding sequence ATGAAATATTTCCGCGTTTCGATTCTTTTCACCATCGTGCTGATGGCGCTGTCGGGCTGGTGGGGCTATAGCCATGGCGGCCTGGGCGGCATGGTCACGGCGCTGTGGATCACGGGCGTGCTGGGCGTGATGGAAGTCTCGCTCTCATTTGACAATGCGGTGGTCAACGCCTCCGTGCTGCGCGACTGGAACGCCTTTTGGCAGAAACTGTTCCTGACGGTCGGCATCCTGGTCGCCGTGTTCGGCATGCGCCTGCTGTTCCCGCTGGCCATCGTCGCCGTGGCTACCGGCCTGGGCCTGGTCGAAGTGTGGGATATGGCCACCACCACGCCGCAGGAATACTCGCACCACCTGATGGGCGTGCATGCCGAAGTGTCGGCCTTCGGCGGCGCCTTCCTGCTGCTGGTCTTCCTCAACTTCCTGTTCGACGCGGAAAAAGACACCCACTGGATCGTCTGGCTCGAGGAAAAAGCCGGCGCGCACGGCACGGAAAGCCTGGCCGTACTGCTGGCCCTGCTGGCCGTGTTCGGCTGCACCGAGCTGGTGCCCGAAGCCAAACGCTACAGCGTGCTGTATGCCGGCGTGGTCGGCATTGCCATTTATGTCGGGGTCGGCTGGCTCAGCGGCCTGCTGGAAGAAGAAGGCGGCGCCGACATCGGCCAGGCCGTGCAGCGCGGCAGCCTCGGCGGCTTCCTGTATCTGGAAGTGCTGGACGCCTCCTTCAGCTTCGACGGCGTGATCGGCGCCTTCGCCATCACCAGCGACGTGGTGGTGATCATGCTTGGCCTGGCCATCGGCGCCATGTATGTGCGTTCGCTGACCGTCTACCTGGTGCACAAGGGTACGCTCGACGAATTCGTCTACCTGGAGCACGGCGCCCACTATGCGATCGGCATCCTGGCCCTGATCATGCTCGCCAGCGTCAAATTCCACATCCCCGAATGGTTCACCGGCCTGTCCGGCGTGGCCTTCATCGCCGTCTCGCTCTGGTCCTCGGTGAAATACCGGCGGCTGGCGGCGGCCCAGGGCTGA
- a CDS encoding alpha/beta fold hydrolase translates to MMKKHLLVALFAVMTPFFGCKAQHIKEPEPKNLSTEIDELLTPEIGGIKQFVQIKTNDASKPVLLFLSGGPGSSLMNNAESFTGVLKDKFTIVQWDQRDAGKTLKLNPSPVQPSVGQMQEDTLQVVEFVRKKLNQQKIYLLGSSWGNVLGFHIVKNHPELLHAYFASNPVVSQLASEKESLEILKAYFQDNALASKELASVNIPFKTDEDLFYLRKWLFYKDGKKNVTSDGFRAGFLQWSKTWSPVWNEVMNTDLPKTLKKVDCPIYFFVGKNDIQTSTRITQDYFAKLQAPKKGLFLFENSGHQIHHDESEKFQTTIVQILGDGKSVN, encoded by the coding sequence ATGATGAAAAAACACTTGCTCGTAGCGTTGTTTGCGGTCATGACTCCATTTTTCGGATGCAAAGCTCAACATATCAAAGAGCCGGAGCCGAAAAACCTTTCCACTGAAATCGATGAGCTGCTGACGCCCGAAATCGGCGGGATCAAGCAGTTCGTGCAAATCAAGACAAATGATGCAAGCAAGCCGGTGCTGCTATTTTTGTCTGGCGGGCCGGGCAGTTCCCTGATGAATAATGCGGAGTCTTTTACGGGCGTTTTAAAGGACAAATTTACGATTGTTCAATGGGATCAAAGGGATGCCGGCAAAACGTTGAAATTGAATCCTTCGCCAGTCCAGCCATCGGTTGGTCAAATGCAGGAGGATACGCTCCAGGTTGTGGAGTTTGTTAGAAAGAAATTAAACCAGCAGAAAATCTATTTGCTGGGAAGCTCCTGGGGTAACGTCTTGGGATTCCATATCGTTAAAAACCATCCGGAATTGCTGCACGCGTATTTTGCCTCCAATCCCGTCGTCAGCCAGTTGGCAAGCGAAAAGGAGTCGCTTGAAATTCTGAAAGCATATTTTCAAGACAATGCCCTCGCCAGCAAGGAATTGGCCAGTGTGAACATTCCTTTCAAAACCGATGAAGACCTGTTTTATTTGAGGAAATGGCTTTTTTATAAGGATGGGAAGAAGAATGTCACAAGCGATGGGTTCAGGGCCGGTTTTCTCCAGTGGTCCAAAACCTGGTCGCCTGTATGGAACGAGGTGATGAATACCGATTTGCCAAAGACTTTGAAGAAGGTTGACTGTCCAATCTATTTCTTTGTTGGAAAAAACGACATTCAAACGTCCACGAGAATCACGCAAGATTATTTTGCGAAATTGCAGGCGCCAAAGAAGGGGCTGTTCTTATTTGAAAACTCCGGACATCAGATTCATCACGATGAATCGGAGAAATTTCAAACGACCATAGTCCAGATATTGGGTGATGGTAAATCCGTCAATTAA
- a CDS encoding serine/threonine protein kinase has product MDIKQENIETPYADLTPECMFSAIESLGIACDGRLHQLNSFENRVYQVWSEDSKQYVVKFYRPGRWSDAAILEEHSFTLDLAGDEIPVVPPLSFSERTLHHFEGHRFAVFTKRGGRAPELDREGTLEWMGRFLGRIHAIGATSVYQARPALDIQSFGFASRQFLLDGSWLPEELRTAWISVADQALEAVSSAYQRAGNVQMLRLHGDCHAGNVLWTDDGPHFVDFDDSRSGPAIQDLWMLLSGDEADARKQLAALLRGYETFSEFDDRELQLIEALRTLRLLHYSAWIARRWSDPAFPVAFPWFGTVRYWQDRILELREQIAKMQEPPLRPAWA; this is encoded by the coding sequence GTGGATATCAAACAAGAAAATATCGAAACACCATATGCCGACCTGACTCCTGAGTGCATGTTCAGCGCAATAGAAAGCCTGGGGATCGCCTGCGATGGCCGCCTCCATCAGTTGAACAGTTTCGAGAATCGCGTCTATCAGGTATGGAGCGAGGACAGCAAGCAATACGTGGTCAAGTTTTATCGGCCCGGGCGCTGGAGCGATGCCGCCATCCTTGAAGAGCACAGCTTTACGCTGGATTTGGCCGGGGATGAGATTCCGGTTGTTCCGCCTTTAAGTTTCAGTGAGCGCACCCTGCACCATTTTGAAGGGCACCGGTTTGCCGTCTTCACGAAACGCGGCGGCCGGGCGCCGGAATTGGACCGGGAGGGCACGCTTGAGTGGATGGGGCGTTTCCTCGGCCGCATTCACGCCATAGGCGCGACCAGCGTCTATCAGGCGCGCCCCGCTCTCGACATTCAAAGTTTTGGTTTTGCGTCGCGCCAATTCCTGCTTGACGGCAGTTGGCTGCCAGAAGAATTGCGAACCGCCTGGATCAGCGTCGCAGACCAGGCGTTGGAGGCGGTCAGTAGCGCGTATCAACGCGCGGGCAATGTTCAGATGTTGCGACTGCATGGCGACTGCCATGCCGGGAACGTTTTGTGGACTGACGACGGCCCCCATTTTGTCGACTTTGACGATAGCCGCTCGGGGCCGGCCATCCAAGACCTGTGGATGCTGCTATCGGGCGATGAGGCCGATGCGCGCAAGCAGCTCGCTGCACTCCTGCGTGGTTACGAGACCTTTAGCGAATTCGATGACCGGGAGCTGCAGCTGATCGAGGCACTGCGTACCTTGCGCCTGCTTCACTATAGCGCCTGGATTGCCCGTCGTTGGTCCGACCCCGCCTTCCCCGTCGCCTTCCCCTGGTTCGGTACGGTGCGCTACTGGCAAGACCGTATTCTTGAGCTTCGGGAGCAAATTGCGAAAATGCAGGAACCACCGCTTCGTCCTGCGTGGGCGTAA
- a CDS encoding UPF0149 family protein yields MQLDQPLSEKEFDELDQFLLSDRSPEDSMTMDHLHGYLTAIAIGPETIMPAEWLPRVWGEDGKQAPKFKNGKEEERIVNLIMRFMNEVLVTFEVAPKEFEPLFVEHEHEGQTLIDAEAWCWGFWEGMELRSGSWDEIWDSEIADLMQPIYLLGADEIKEEELPLVEDPHKAHKLALDLEANLPTIHKFWVPRRKAGVSTVKREDPKVGRNDDCPCGSGKKYKKCHGADA; encoded by the coding sequence ATGCAACTCGACCAGCCCCTGAGCGAAAAAGAATTCGACGAACTCGACCAGTTCCTGCTGAGCGACCGCAGCCCCGAAGACTCCATGACCATGGACCATCTGCACGGCTACCTGACGGCCATCGCCATCGGTCCCGAAACCATCATGCCGGCCGAATGGCTGCCGCGCGTGTGGGGCGAAGACGGCAAGCAAGCGCCCAAATTCAAGAACGGCAAGGAAGAGGAACGCATCGTCAACCTGATCATGCGCTTCATGAACGAAGTGCTGGTGACGTTTGAAGTCGCGCCCAAGGAATTCGAACCGCTGTTCGTCGAGCACGAACATGAAGGCCAGACCCTGATCGACGCCGAAGCCTGGTGCTGGGGCTTCTGGGAAGGCATGGAGCTGCGTTCCGGCTCCTGGGACGAGATCTGGGATTCCGAGATTGCCGACCTGATGCAGCCGATCTACCTGCTGGGCGCTGACGAAATCAAGGAAGAGGAACTGCCCCTGGTCGAAGATCCGCACAAGGCGCATAAATTGGCGCTGGACCTGGAAGCGAATCTGCCGACCATCCACAAATTCTGGGTGCCGCGCCGCAAGGCCGGCGTCAGCACCGTCAAGCGCGAAGACCCCAAAGTCGGCCGCAACGACGACTGCCCCTGCGGCAGCGGCAAAAAATACAAGAAATGCCACGGCGCCGACGCCTGA
- the orn gene encoding oligoribonuclease — protein sequence MSQENQVTATAAAPRPNEMNLVWVDMEMTGLEPDTDRIIEVAMVVTDMHLNVLAEGPVLAIHQSDATLDAMDSWNKGTHGRSGLIDRVKASTISEAQAEAEFIAFMKQWVPQGKSPMCGNTIGQDRRFMVRYMPKLEAFFHYRNVDVSTLKELGRRWKPEVVSSFKKAQKHTALADILESIEELKHYREHFIKL from the coding sequence ATGTCACAAGAGAACCAAGTCACTGCAACCGCTGCCGCTCCCCGTCCAAATGAAATGAACCTGGTCTGGGTCGATATGGAGATGACCGGCCTGGAGCCGGACACCGACCGCATTATCGAAGTGGCAATGGTTGTCACCGACATGCACCTGAACGTGCTGGCCGAAGGCCCGGTCCTGGCCATCCACCAGTCCGACGCCACGCTGGACGCCATGGATTCCTGGAACAAGGGCACGCACGGCCGCTCCGGCCTGATCGACCGCGTCAAAGCCTCGACCATCAGCGAAGCCCAGGCCGAAGCCGAGTTCATCGCCTTCATGAAGCAATGGGTACCGCAGGGCAAATCGCCGATGTGCGGCAACACCATCGGCCAGGACCGCCGCTTCATGGTGCGCTACATGCCAAAGCTCGAAGCCTTCTTCCACTACCGCAACGTCGACGTCTCCACGTTGAAGGAGCTGGGCCGCCGCTGGAAGCCGGAAGTGGTCTCCAGCTTCAAAAAAGCCCAGAAGCACACCGCGCTGGCCGACATCCTCGAATCCATCGAAGAACTGAAGCACTACCGCGAGCACTTCATCAAGCTGTAA
- a CDS encoding M48 family metallopeptidase has protein sequence MYSHAFSILFVSFLALTLVLRFWLASRHIRHVLSHRAAVPAEFAEKIPLAAHQKAADYTVAKTKFGMLTMLVNTAILIGFTLLGGLQWLSVEVYKLSGGGMGYQIGLIVAFALLSGLLELPFDYYRQFNLEQDFGFNKMSKALFLKDLLTNTLVGAAIGLPLVWVVLTLMEKSGELWWLYAWFVWSGFQLLMMVLFPTVIAPLFNKFTPLADESLKSRIEGLMQRVGFASKGLFVMDGSKRSAHGNAYFSGFGANKRIVFFDTLLSRLAPQEIEAVLAHELGHFKLKHIIKRIAMMFAVSLAFLALLGFLKNQVWFFTGLGVAPLIVPGQSNDGMALILFMLTLPVFTFVFGPLTSLSSRKHEFEADAFAAHHTDARDLVSALVKMYEDNASTLTPDPLHSAFYDSHPPASVRIRQLNLAVAP, from the coding sequence ATGTATTCACACGCGTTTTCGATTTTGTTTGTTTCTTTCCTGGCGCTGACCCTGGTGCTGCGCTTCTGGCTCGCCTCGCGCCACATCCGCCACGTGCTGTCGCACCGCGCCGCCGTGCCGGCCGAATTCGCGGAAAAAATCCCGCTGGCGGCACACCAGAAGGCGGCCGATTACACGGTGGCCAAGACCAAGTTCGGCATGCTGACCATGCTGGTGAATACCGCCATCCTGATCGGCTTCACGCTGCTGGGCGGCCTGCAATGGCTGTCGGTCGAGGTGTATAAGCTGAGCGGCGGCGGCATGGGCTACCAGATCGGCCTGATCGTCGCCTTCGCCCTGCTCTCCGGCCTCTTGGAGCTGCCGTTCGACTACTACCGCCAGTTCAATCTGGAGCAGGACTTCGGCTTCAACAAGATGAGCAAAGCCCTCTTCCTCAAGGATCTGCTGACCAATACCCTGGTGGGCGCGGCGATCGGCCTGCCGCTGGTGTGGGTGGTGCTGACCCTGATGGAGAAAAGCGGCGAATTGTGGTGGCTGTATGCCTGGTTTGTGTGGAGTGGCTTCCAGCTCCTGATGATGGTGCTGTTCCCGACCGTGATTGCACCTCTGTTCAATAAATTCACGCCGCTGGCCGACGAGTCGCTGAAGTCACGCATCGAAGGCTTGATGCAGCGCGTGGGCTTCGCCTCCAAAGGCCTGTTCGTGATGGACGGCTCGAAACGCAGCGCGCACGGCAACGCCTACTTCTCCGGCTTCGGCGCCAACAAGCGCATCGTCTTCTTCGACACCCTGCTCTCGCGCCTGGCGCCGCAGGAGATCGAGGCGGTGCTGGCGCATGAACTGGGCCACTTCAAGCTGAAACACATCATCAAGCGCATCGCCATGATGTTCGCCGTCTCGCTGGCCTTCCTGGCCCTGCTCGGCTTCCTGAAAAACCAGGTGTGGTTCTTCACTGGCCTGGGCGTGGCGCCGCTGATCGTGCCGGGCCAGAGCAACGACGGCATGGCCCTGATCCTGTTCATGCTGACCCTGCCCGTGTTCACCTTCGTGTTCGGCCCTTTGACGTCGCTCAGCTCGCGCAAGCATGAATTCGAGGCCGACGCTTTCGCCGCCCATCACACCGATGCGCGCGACCTGGTGTCGGCCCTGGTCAAGATGTATGAGGACAATGCCTCGACCCTGACCCCGGACCCGCTGCACTCGGCCTTCTACGATTCGCATCCGCCGGCCAGCGTGCGCATCCGCCAATTGAATCTGGCGGTGGCTCCATGA
- a CDS encoding 4a-hydroxytetrahydrobiopterin dehydratase, whose amino-acid sequence MSAAIRDAAALRALDCAHATQALAAAEAARLAALLDGWQIEQGKLAKTFGFANYYETMAFVNALAFIAHGQDHHPELTVGYKNCAVRYDTHSVGGLSLNDFICAARIDTLRQKAVQA is encoded by the coding sequence ATGAGCGCGGCCATCCGCGATGCCGCCGCGCTGCGCGCCCTGGACTGCGCCCACGCCACGCAAGCCCTGGCTGCGGCTGAAGCTGCGCGCCTGGCTGCCCTGCTGGACGGCTGGCAGATCGAACAGGGCAAGCTGGCCAAGACCTTCGGCTTCGCCAACTATTACGAGACCATGGCTTTTGTGAACGCGCTGGCCTTCATCGCCCACGGCCAGGACCACCATCCCGAGCTGACGGTCGGCTATAAAAACTGCGCCGTGCGCTACGACACCCATTCGGTGGGCGGCCTCTCGCTCAACGATTTCATCTGCGCGGCCCGCATCGACACCTTGCGGCAGAAGGCGGTGCAGGCATGA